One Tamlana carrageenivorans genomic region harbors:
- a CDS encoding L-fucose/L-arabinose isomerase family protein: MEVLNNISIEKGIVSHLFEKVITPAKPSYVAKIAIVGIGKEEHFDWQSILKNYEIAKNSLSTIIPDEKFELITSDSPLQTKEQMYDWLQGMHYENIDGLIIYQASFIDGDLAATIARWLNQNVIPVLSWSHDEATGGRLSNNRLCGQNFLLNILNSCGVKYSWLFEAPNSENLAPNILKFAKAVYAKASINQRAVGMIGGFRVPGFYDCELNELALLNTFGIKVERIDFQTIWQHGEKFGNAIIQGVKSELLNHPLCKFNNVVDEQIDKSIRFALTVADFARVHDYLGIGLKNWPELFDHYGIAGDGAGALVQDVGIPVADESDMGALLTMVVMNQLSLGEAIPTLVDLSLVNKNDNRVGFWHCGGAPTKLINEKTGFEVRNHSILENYSEESSMGMLLEFLQKEGPITVAKYQYPDAGKVLVWEGDIKSSQMAFRGSYAEVEPVRNSVGEVLNTVLNNGLDHHWIIGRGFMQKDLNEFNHWLGINNIKIETGKEQLYGHSN, translated from the coding sequence ATGGAAGTTTTAAACAATATATCAATTGAAAAAGGAATAGTTAGTCACTTATTCGAAAAAGTGATTACTCCTGCAAAACCAAGCTATGTTGCTAAAATAGCAATAGTAGGCATTGGTAAAGAAGAACACTTTGATTGGCAATCTATTTTAAAAAATTATGAAATTGCCAAAAATAGCTTATCCACAATTATACCTGATGAGAAGTTTGAGCTAATAACTTCTGATTCGCCATTACAAACGAAAGAGCAGATGTATGATTGGCTGCAAGGCATGCACTATGAAAATATTGATGGATTAATTATTTATCAAGCTTCGTTTATTGATGGTGATTTAGCCGCAACTATAGCAAGATGGCTTAACCAAAATGTAATTCCAGTTTTAAGTTGGTCGCATGATGAAGCTACTGGCGGCAGATTGTCAAACAACAGGCTATGTGGTCAAAATTTCTTGTTGAATATTTTAAATTCTTGTGGAGTTAAATATTCTTGGTTGTTTGAAGCACCAAATTCTGAAAATTTAGCGCCTAATATTTTAAAGTTTGCTAAAGCGGTTTATGCAAAAGCTTCTATTAACCAACGTGCAGTAGGAATGATAGGTGGATTTAGAGTTCCTGGTTTCTATGACTGTGAATTGAACGAGTTAGCGTTATTAAACACATTTGGAATTAAGGTTGAAAGAATTGATTTCCAAACCATATGGCAACATGGTGAAAAGTTTGGAAATGCTATCATACAGGGAGTCAAATCAGAATTATTGAATCATCCGCTTTGTAAGTTTAATAATGTTGTAGATGAGCAAATTGATAAGTCCATTCGGTTCGCTTTGACCGTTGCAGATTTTGCAAGAGTGCATGATTATTTAGGAATTGGATTAAAGAACTGGCCAGAGTTATTTGATCACTACGGCATTGCTGGAGATGGAGCAGGTGCATTAGTGCAAGATGTAGGTATTCCCGTTGCAGACGAATCGGATATGGGGGCTTTATTAACAATGGTTGTCATGAACCAATTAAGTTTAGGAGAAGCAATTCCAACTTTGGTTGATTTATCATTAGTGAATAAAAATGATAATAGAGTGGGGTTCTGGCACTGTGGTGGAGCACCAACTAAATTAATCAACGAAAAAACGGGTTTTGAAGTGAGGAACCACAGTATCCTCGAAAACTATAGTGAAGAAAGTAGCATGGGGATGTTGTTAGAATTCTTACAGAAAGAAGGGCCAATTACTGTTGCTAAATATCAATATCCAGATGCCGGTAAGGTATTAGTATGGGAAGGAGATATTAAATCCTCTCAAATGGCATTTAGAGGAAGTTATGCCGAAGTAGAGCCAGTTAGAAACTCAGTTGGTGAAGTGTTGAATACAGTATTAAACAATGGATTAGATCATCACTGGATTATTGGTAGAGGATTTATGCAAAAAGACCTTAATGAATTCAATCACTGGTTAGGAATAAATAATATTAAAATAGAAACTGGTAAAGAACAATTATATGGACACAGCAACTAA
- a CDS encoding FG-GAP-like repeat-containing protein, translating into MAESCHDDSKKNQVVIFSNETDITSLNPLEFQTDLSGTVVKKVYFYLDNPTHYASLSLYGNGRLLIENLNIPKKGKQTVNALVSFPDLGQTQLKIEVRDADITLNKVEVEDQNTLSIPQFEDISVSAGLDKVNSIKYGGPTVADINQDGYYDFIVNNHNEETSKLYWNNGAGIVTKHHQDLARWFMHDLHGTALGDYDNDGDLDLILTQGGGNGTAPSRANFYKNDNGTFIRYTGDVGISRGARGRGARWGDFDLDGDLDFMLVNEEGLKKEKPQHFFYENLGDGTFKFKSVEGIQDAHPSRALVTDINADGIDDIILYGPMSIWQGNGDFTFTDVTKTMLKDLPEYEQVMAVTDIDIDNDGDLDLYLARGMSVEGGKGEPPFLDCDPIHKEMAIKTRGYKGVDAFEFEGDHTINLTNYYYLAQGNYRGTTYPIFLGENKVRHEIASGDDFSFDKNTAAGWPEDTSEDGLYFGTVGENKWKAALVRNGDLFWAYRFSLSGVTSVTPEFESQNRNVQDVLLKNENGQFVDVSKAWNLPEGSNSLGVTTGDFNNDGHQDLFVYRWGFIGKRTSDYMLLNSGNHNFETTTMHGANAVGDVGNGDMGQAFDFDLDGHLDILSGSEGGQWYLYKQNTQNQGHYAIIRVSYAPNSNIDATSAQVTLETEKNTYYKRVGSSGEVFSQSLLNNVHFGLGAENHIKKVTVKWRNGETVVFKDKKANTILDTNALDPENISLLATSKQIRKGTTMPLDVELTPKNAEEKVLWASNNENILKVDKNGMLKAVGQVGENATITATSVANNKQTESTFEIVPFEPISAENIILNPIKDELYEKDSIQIIAKVVPQLADNKALVWTSTHPKVARVTNTGMLFLEKAGTTTIKVALKDNPKLSKQVQLTVKPLVKPSIQIVNKKALQKLKSGSQIQVKVNYHAGSKHQVINADEGGVRVWFRHFKNQWIPIKDTVLVDETALYKTSGTTVKTFSLKDMVPTKDLPEGQFYMIRATFTASDGQMYSDELYPIEVLP; encoded by the coding sequence TTGGCAGAATCCTGTCACGACGATTCAAAAAAGAATCAGGTAGTTATTTTTTCAAATGAAACAGACATTACGAGTTTAAATCCATTAGAATTTCAAACAGATCTTTCTGGTACTGTGGTGAAAAAGGTCTATTTTTATTTAGATAATCCAACTCATTATGCCAGTTTAAGTTTGTATGGCAATGGTCGTTTGCTAATTGAGAATCTCAATATTCCTAAAAAAGGAAAACAAACGGTAAATGCTTTGGTGAGTTTCCCCGATTTAGGGCAAACCCAATTAAAAATTGAAGTAAGAGATGCCGATATCACCTTAAATAAAGTGGAAGTGGAAGATCAAAACACGCTATCCATACCCCAATTTGAAGATATTAGTGTGTCTGCAGGTCTCGACAAAGTCAATTCTATTAAGTATGGCGGACCAACAGTTGCCGATATCAATCAAGATGGGTATTACGATTTTATAGTTAATAATCATAATGAAGAAACCAGCAAACTGTATTGGAATAATGGTGCCGGTATAGTTACGAAACATCATCAGGATTTAGCCCGATGGTTTATGCACGATTTGCATGGTACGGCATTAGGCGATTATGACAATGATGGTGACCTCGATTTAATTCTTACCCAAGGTGGCGGTAATGGCACAGCACCTTCACGTGCTAATTTCTATAAAAATGATAACGGTACATTTATTCGTTACACTGGCGATGTAGGTATTTCACGGGGTGCTCGTGGTCGTGGTGCCCGTTGGGGAGATTTCGATTTGGATGGTGATTTAGATTTTATGCTGGTGAATGAAGAAGGTTTAAAGAAGGAAAAACCACAGCATTTCTTTTATGAAAATTTAGGTGATGGTACCTTTAAGTTTAAATCGGTTGAAGGGATTCAAGATGCGCATCCTTCTCGTGCCTTAGTGACTGATATTAATGCCGATGGCATCGATGATATTATTTTATACGGACCTATGTCGATTTGGCAAGGCAACGGTGATTTTACCTTTACCGATGTTACTAAAACCATGCTTAAAGATTTACCCGAATACGAACAGGTTATGGCGGTTACCGATATCGATATTGACAATGATGGCGATTTAGATTTATACTTAGCCAGAGGCATGTCGGTTGAAGGAGGAAAAGGCGAACCTCCATTTTTAGATTGCGATCCCATTCATAAAGAAATGGCCATTAAAACCCGTGGCTATAAAGGTGTTGATGCCTTTGAATTTGAAGGCGACCATACCATTAACCTAACAAATTACTACTATTTAGCCCAAGGAAATTACCGAGGAACGACGTATCCAATTTTTCTTGGAGAAAACAAAGTAAGACATGAAATTGCTTCTGGTGACGATTTTAGCTTCGATAAAAATACTGCTGCAGGTTGGCCAGAAGATACCTCTGAAGATGGCTTGTATTTTGGAACTGTAGGTGAAAATAAATGGAAAGCGGCTTTGGTACGTAATGGTGATTTATTTTGGGCATACCGTTTTAGTTTAAGTGGTGTAACGAGCGTAACGCCAGAATTTGAATCACAAAACCGAAACGTACAAGATGTGCTCTTGAAAAATGAAAATGGCCAATTTGTTGATGTGTCAAAGGCATGGAATTTACCCGAAGGAAGCAATTCATTGGGTGTAACTACTGGTGATTTTAATAACGATGGTCATCAAGATTTATTCGTTTATCGTTGGGGTTTCATAGGTAAAAGAACTTCAGATTACATGTTGTTAAATTCTGGAAATCATAATTTTGAAACCACAACCATGCACGGTGCCAATGCTGTTGGTGATGTTGGTAATGGTGATATGGGACAAGCCTTCGATTTCGATTTAGACGGTCATTTAGATATTTTAAGTGGCAGTGAAGGGGGGCAATGGTATCTTTATAAACAGAATACCCAAAACCAAGGTCATTACGCTATAATTCGTGTGAGCTATGCACCAAATTCGAATATCGATGCGACGTCTGCACAAGTAACGCTGGAAACTGAAAAAAATACGTACTACAAACGCGTTGGCTCTTCAGGAGAAGTATTTTCACAAAGTTTACTGAATAACGTACATTTTGGTTTAGGTGCAGAAAATCATATTAAAAAAGTAACAGTAAAATGGCGTAATGGCGAAACGGTAGTTTTTAAGGATAAAAAAGCGAATACGATTCTAGATACCAATGCCTTGGATCCTGAAAATATAAGTTTATTAGCTACTTCTAAACAGATTAGAAAAGGTACTACAATGCCTTTAGATGTAGAACTTACGCCTAAAAATGCAGAGGAAAAAGTGCTTTGGGCATCTAATAATGAAAATATTTTAAAAGTGGATAAAAACGGCATGCTGAAAGCTGTAGGCCAGGTAGGAGAGAATGCTACAATTACTGCTACTAGTGTTGCCAACAACAAGCAAACTGAATCTACGTTTGAGATTGTGCCATTTGAACCCATTTCAGCGGAAAATATTATTCTGAATCCTATTAAGGATGAACTGTATGAAAAAGATAGCATACAAATTATAGCTAAAGTGGTGCCGCAGTTAGCTGACAACAAAGCATTGGTTTGGACAAGTACGCATCCTAAAGTCGCTCGTGTTACAAATACAGGCATGCTCTTTTTGGAGAAAGCAGGAACCACAACTATTAAAGTAGCTTTAAAAGATAATCCCAAGCTTTCAAAACAAGTCCAACTGACTGTGAAACCGTTGGTAAAACCTAGTATTCAAATAGTAAATAAGAAGGCTTTACAGAAGCTAAAATCAGGTAGTCAAATACAAGTGAAGGTAAACTATCATGCAGGTTCAAAACATCAAGTTATTAATGCCGATGAAGGTGGTGTTCGTGTATGGTTTAGACATTTTAAAAACCAATGGATACCTATTAAAGATACAGTATTAGTGGATGAAACCGCCTTGTATAAAACATCAGGAACTACGGTTAAAACGTTTTCTTTAAAAGACATGGTTCCTACTAAAGATTTACCTGAAGGCCAATTTTATATGATTAGAGCCACTTTTACAGCGAGTGATGGTCAAATGTATAGTGATGAATTGTATCCCATAGAGGTTTTACCTTAA
- a CDS encoding class II fructose-bisphosphate aldolase: MDTATKNSEKVIYNQKYNSLKELFDDYRKTQRCLAAFNVNDSYDLKAVVEAANDMDTNVMVMTYPPVAQLNTPEVFRSMVDGFKKIAKNEIYLHLDHSTSVELCKRAIDAGYDSVMFDGSQLSIFENIKQTKEVVNYAHERGVVVEAEIGKIMGRGVKVKSDDDFLADVKEVRLLNYETNVDLMAVGIGTAHGFTPTEPKIHFDRLDEIAEAIPTPLVLHGGTGIPDADIQKGIQKGMAKINIGTIVHTTYMKNMYEEMTRAGDGAYPPFIMENVLPKIKSVVKDRLAAVNFW, translated from the coding sequence ATGGACACAGCAACTAAAAATTCAGAAAAAGTGATTTACAATCAAAAGTACAATAGTTTAAAAGAACTGTTTGACGATTACAGAAAAACACAACGTTGCTTAGCTGCGTTTAATGTGAATGATAGCTACGATTTAAAAGCTGTGGTGGAAGCTGCTAACGACATGGATACTAATGTGATGGTTATGACATACCCGCCAGTAGCCCAATTAAACACTCCAGAGGTTTTTCGCTCGATGGTAGATGGCTTTAAAAAAATAGCCAAAAATGAGATTTATTTACATCTCGATCATAGCACTTCCGTGGAATTGTGCAAGCGCGCGATCGATGCCGGTTACGACTCCGTGATGTTTGATGGTTCGCAACTTTCCATATTTGAAAATATCAAGCAAACCAAAGAGGTGGTAAATTATGCACACGAAAGAGGTGTGGTGGTTGAAGCCGAAATTGGTAAAATTATGGGGCGTGGTGTGAAAGTGAAATCAGATGACGATTTTCTTGCAGATGTAAAAGAAGTACGTCTGTTAAATTATGAAACCAATGTAGATTTAATGGCTGTAGGTATAGGTACCGCACATGGTTTTACGCCTACTGAGCCCAAAATTCATTTTGATAGATTGGATGAAATCGCTGAAGCTATTCCAACCCCTTTGGTGCTGCACGGTGGTACAGGTATTCCTGATGCGGACATCCAAAAGGGCATCCAAAAAGGTATGGCAAAAATCAATATTGGTACCATTGTTCATACTACTTACATGAAAAATATGTACGAGGAAATGACGAGAGCTGGTGATGGGGCATATCCTCCATTCATCATGGAAAACGTCTTGCCTAAAATTAAATCCGTAGTAAAAGATCGTTTGGCTGCCGTTAATTTTTGGTAG
- a CDS encoding carbohydrate kinase family protein: MKVLCSGLNVVDVLVATPSNVKLGHKSESDKIVIQGGSPACNAACGLSSLGHDTYFLGYLGDNPLSVVAKKELTDHGVKTDFIKYNQNASPAVAVVQIDQNGERTVIYSMENYVPFNPIDLDETTLKGFKLFLVDGYDTSVNLELLKIARKYGIKTVLDMETGNLETMKAMIALSTDPILPLECAQNITGKNDVASCLKELSKYTQGQVIITDGANGSYAIEDGIHIHQPAFKVQVVDTTGCGDAFHAAYASALLQGFQLKERLVYASFFAAQVAQYFGGRTCLSNREFMEQNCPIQVEQ, from the coding sequence ATGAAAGTATTATGCAGCGGTTTAAATGTGGTCGATGTATTGGTGGCTACGCCCAGTAATGTAAAATTGGGACATAAAAGTGAATCCGATAAAATAGTTATTCAAGGTGGGTCCCCGGCTTGTAATGCAGCTTGCGGACTGTCAAGTTTGGGGCATGACACCTATTTTTTAGGTTATTTAGGCGATAATCCTTTGAGTGTCGTCGCTAAAAAGGAGTTGACAGATCATGGCGTTAAAACCGATTTTATAAAATACAACCAGAACGCTTCACCTGCTGTTGCTGTGGTGCAAATTGACCAAAATGGCGAGCGTACCGTAATTTATTCCATGGAAAACTATGTACCATTTAATCCAATAGATTTGGATGAGACAACTTTAAAGGGGTTTAAACTGTTTTTGGTGGATGGTTACGACACTTCGGTTAATTTGGAGCTCCTAAAAATAGCTAGAAAATACGGTATAAAAACCGTGCTAGATATGGAAACAGGTAATCTAGAAACCATGAAAGCAATGATCGCTCTTAGTACCGACCCCATATTGCCGTTAGAATGTGCACAAAACATCACAGGAAAAAACGATGTAGCTTCGTGTTTGAAAGAACTTTCAAAATATACCCAAGGTCAAGTTATTATTACCGATGGCGCCAACGGGTCCTATGCGATCGAAGATGGCATACACATCCATCAACCTGCCTTTAAAGTTCAGGTTGTGGATACTACAGGTTGTGGCGATGCCTTTCATGCAGCTTACGCATCGGCGTTGTTACAGGGTTTTCAGCTAAAAGAGCGCCTCGTTTACGCCAGCTTTTTTGCGGCTCAAGTGGCTCAGTATTTTGGAGGTCGAACCTGTTTGTCAAATCGTGAATTTATGGAACAAAATTGCCCAATACAAGTAGAACAATAA
- a CDS encoding zinc-dependent alcohol dehydrogenase codes for MSTNKSKVAMLIAPKTFEIQEYPIPEVSDDEILIKVEGCGVCGTDVHEYKSDPFGCLPIVLGHEGTGEIVKLGKNVTTDTIGKPIVVGDKLVTSIIPCGQCDACVNTPGKTELCENMGCYGLMPDDQVHLNGWFGEYLVIRKDSTFFNVSEFDVETRIMIEPIAVAVHAVERAKTTGLLNFGTPVLIQGCGPIGLAIALVLKTMGVQNVFAIDGNDSRLEFSKKLGVSKTFNFMKYEKTEDLITVIKKETNNKGVGFAFQTTGSGVAFSSVFKHIARGGGLCEVGFFVELGDTAVNPHQDICFKEITVVGSYAYTPQVYPVTLDCVRSALAIGLPINEFVTDWYPLDKINDAFQKNIAMEGIKIAVGSN; via the coding sequence ATGAGTACCAACAAATCTAAGGTGGCCATGTTAATTGCGCCTAAAACATTTGAAATTCAGGAGTATCCTATTCCTGAAGTATCTGATGATGAGATATTAATAAAAGTAGAAGGTTGCGGTGTTTGTGGCACCGATGTACACGAGTATAAAAGTGATCCCTTTGGGTGCTTACCTATTGTGTTAGGACATGAAGGCACCGGAGAAATAGTGAAACTAGGTAAAAATGTTACCACCGATACCATTGGGAAACCTATTGTTGTTGGCGATAAATTAGTAACAAGCATCATTCCGTGTGGACAATGTGATGCTTGTGTAAATACCCCAGGAAAAACAGAATTGTGTGAAAACATGGGCTGTTACGGCTTAATGCCCGATGATCAAGTACATTTAAACGGTTGGTTTGGAGAGTATTTAGTGATAAGAAAAGACTCAACGTTTTTTAATGTGAGCGAATTCGATGTCGAAACCAGAATTATGATCGAGCCTATTGCGGTAGCTGTTCACGCTGTTGAACGGGCAAAAACTACAGGTTTGCTCAACTTTGGCACACCTGTACTTATTCAAGGTTGTGGACCTATTGGGCTAGCAATTGCTTTGGTTTTAAAAACTATGGGTGTACAAAATGTGTTTGCCATAGATGGTAACGATTCCAGATTAGAATTTTCAAAAAAATTAGGAGTATCCAAAACTTTTAATTTTATGAAATATGAGAAGACTGAAGATTTAATCACTGTAATAAAAAAAGAAACGAATAATAAAGGTGTTGGTTTTGCTTTTCAAACAACAGGTTCAGGAGTTGCTTTCTCATCGGTTTTTAAACATATTGCTCGAGGTGGTGGCTTATGTGAAGTCGGTTTCTTTGTTGAGCTTGGGGATACAGCCGTCAATCCGCATCAAGATATTTGCTTTAAAGAAATTACTGTAGTAGGCTCGTATGCCTATACACCGCAAGTATATCCAGTTACACTCGATTGTGTGCGTAGTGCTTTAGCTATTGGATTACCCATTAATGAGTTTGTAACCGATTGGTATCCGTTGGACAAAATAAACGACGCGTTCCAGAAAAATATCGCCATGGAGGGTATTAAAATTGCTGTTGGATCGAACTGA
- a CDS encoding AraC family transcriptional regulator: MKPELEHIPHKIDQSIYAYTYKNACFAAPWHYHEDYELTYIVKSSGIRHVGSSLDNFHEGDLVLIGKNVPHCWKNNNHYLSEAISYCVQWPEHTFKSFIANNPELQALQTLLNSAQAGIKFTNISFNTAIGKRLSILPDLKPEKIMIVLLDILTDLAANSEKELLAVDQAPNQVSDKTNSRTKAILNYIDQHYHQKITNTDMAKLTHMSSGAFCKYFKKQFKRPFTNYLNEFRIRKACISLRETNNTLLDISLACGYDNLSFFHRQFKKYVSMTPKAYRTLIEG; the protein is encoded by the coding sequence ATGAAGCCTGAATTAGAACATATTCCGCATAAAATTGATCAATCCATTTATGCCTACACCTATAAAAACGCATGTTTTGCAGCTCCTTGGCATTACCATGAAGATTATGAACTCACCTATATTGTTAAAAGTTCAGGAATTAGACATGTTGGGAGTAGTTTGGATAATTTTCATGAAGGCGATTTGGTTTTAATAGGCAAAAACGTACCGCACTGTTGGAAAAACAATAACCATTATTTATCAGAAGCTATTTCATACTGCGTACAATGGCCCGAGCATACGTTTAAAAGTTTTATCGCTAATAATCCCGAATTACAGGCTTTACAAACCCTATTAAACTCGGCTCAAGCCGGCATTAAATTTACAAACATAAGTTTTAATACAGCTATAGGTAAGCGGCTAAGCATCTTACCTGATTTGAAGCCCGAAAAAATTATGATCGTGCTACTAGATATTTTAACCGATTTAGCAGCCAACTCTGAAAAAGAACTATTAGCCGTTGATCAAGCTCCAAATCAAGTCTCAGATAAAACAAATAGCCGCACCAAGGCCATATTAAACTATATCGACCAACACTATCATCAAAAAATAACCAATACCGATATGGCAAAGCTTACCCATATGAGTTCGGGCGCCTTTTGTAAATACTTTAAAAAACAATTTAAAAGACCTTTTACAAACTACTTAAACGAATTTAGAATTCGAAAGGCTTGTATATCTCTCCGTGAAACCAATAACACCCTATTAGATATTAGCTTAGCATGTGGCTACGATAATTTATCGTTTTTTCATAGGCAGTTTAAAAAATATGTTTCTATGACACCAAAAGCATATCGAACATTGATTGAGGGTTGA
- a CDS encoding family 16 glycosylhydrolase — MKRQFLNKCSLTFILALSLIACDSNDAPAQDTESKPDTETDIDQENDDLSYLPKLENDLTWTLQPQVSNEFNFDGGKEASEFTTDWKDGYINSWTGPGITQYSYEQSDIVDGELVYHATIEGEKIKTGCISSKAAVTYPMYMEVRVKLSESVLSSAVWMLSDDSTEEIDNLEAFGAKSSDYFSKRLHLSHHVFIRDPFQDYQPEGPETWYADGKNTIWSDDYHNYGVLWEDPWSLSYYVDGKMVRKTPVDEIDPKNFTNGNGLTKPMHMIISAAAQSWRSSDSQGAGAVDFLTDPTVANVDKTIMKVDWIRVYKPE; from the coding sequence ATGAAACGACAATTTTTAAATAAATGCTCTTTGACCTTTATTTTGGCTTTATCTCTAATAGCCTGTGATTCTAATGATGCGCCTGCTCAGGATACCGAATCCAAACCGGACACAGAAACGGATATTGATCAAGAAAATGATGATTTATCATACTTGCCTAAATTAGAAAATGATCTGACTTGGACACTACAGCCACAAGTTTCTAATGAATTTAATTTTGACGGCGGAAAAGAAGCTTCAGAATTTACAACCGACTGGAAAGACGGTTATATCAATTCGTGGACTGGTCCTGGGATCACTCAGTACAGTTACGAACAATCTGATATTGTTGATGGCGAATTGGTGTATCATGCTACCATTGAAGGTGAAAAAATAAAAACAGGCTGTATTTCATCCAAAGCCGCAGTAACGTACCCCATGTATATGGAAGTACGCGTGAAGCTTAGCGAATCGGTATTGTCATCAGCCGTTTGGATGTTGAGTGATGATTCTACCGAAGAAATCGATAATTTAGAAGCCTTCGGTGCTAAAAGCAGTGATTATTTTTCTAAAAGATTGCATTTAAGCCATCACGTATTCATTAGAGATCCTTTTCAAGATTATCAACCCGAAGGGCCTGAAACCTGGTACGCCGATGGTAAAAATACCATTTGGTCTGACGATTACCATAACTATGGTGTTTTATGGGAAGATCCTTGGTCTCTATCTTATTATGTAGATGGAAAAATGGTTAGAAAAACCCCTGTCGATGAAATCGATCCGAAAAATTTCACTAATGGAAATGGTTTAACCAAACCCATGCACATGATTATTAGTGCAGCAGCCCAATCGTGGCGTTCAAGTGATAGTCAGGGCGCTGGTGCTGTAGATTTCTTAACCGATCCTACTGTAGCCAACGTAGATAAAACCATTATGAAAGTAGATTGGATTCGAGTTTATAAGCCAGAATAA
- a CDS encoding Ig-like domain-containing protein, protein MNFKQSILTLLLLPAFLTNCGCSSDSEKDTSNGSKPIAVNDVLEVEENSTSGTTNQIDVSKNDTVEDVNSATFSLISQANNGTVSEIDEGVFEYIPNENYTGTDSFDYKLTDDQGNSDEATVNVTVTPWVPSAEDFENIDPNYPSFVSVRNTTPENKKWVKLEAMSDEFDAWNSSKWFKSTWHYGVPVFMSTSNNNSGVSNGNLWIKATLNENNPDDRWFQTARIHSRAKTSYPMYTEARIKAAHISAYNTYWLNNGDINNRDEIDIIENNSKPSCNCQPDFPNQMNSQYFQADDSKTPQTIRNYGNFLRSDLAATNPLRHVGWNEDYHTFGVWWQDSKHIQFYLNGQPAGSVVVGEDRNGNTYSEREFTRELEIIFDLWTNAADYLGGLPPKSDLNDNSINTMYIDWVRTWTLEDE, encoded by the coding sequence ATGAATTTTAAACAATCTATTTTAACTCTACTCCTTCTTCCCGCATTTCTTACCAATTGCGGCTGTTCATCAGATTCAGAAAAAGACACCTCTAACGGGTCTAAACCCATAGCTGTAAATGATGTTTTAGAAGTTGAAGAAAACAGTACTTCCGGAACTACCAATCAAATTGATGTATCTAAAAATGATACTGTTGAAGATGTAAATTCGGCTACTTTCAGCCTCATTTCACAAGCCAACAACGGTACCGTAAGCGAAATTGATGAAGGTGTGTTTGAGTACATTCCTAATGAAAATTACACAGGAACCGACAGCTTCGACTATAAACTTACAGACGATCAAGGCAACAGCGATGAAGCGACCGTAAATGTAACAGTTACTCCTTGGGTACCTAGCGCCGAAGATTTCGAAAATATAGACCCGAACTACCCATCCTTTGTCTCGGTTAGAAACACCACGCCAGAAAATAAAAAATGGGTAAAATTAGAAGCCATGTCTGATGAGTTTGACGCATGGAACAGTTCAAAATGGTTTAAATCTACTTGGCATTATGGCGTTCCTGTTTTTATGTCGACTTCTAATAACAACTCGGGGGTTAGCAACGGTAATTTATGGATTAAAGCCACTTTAAACGAAAACAATCCTGACGATCGTTGGTTCCAGACTGCTAGAATACATTCCAGAGCCAAAACCTCTTACCCGATGTATACCGAAGCACGCATTAAGGCTGCTCATATTTCGGCATACAACACCTATTGGTTAAATAATGGCGATATTAATAATAGAGATGAAATCGACATCATTGAAAACAACTCCAAACCGTCTTGTAATTGTCAGCCAGATTTTCCAAATCAGATGAATTCTCAATATTTTCAAGCTGATGACAGCAAAACTCCACAAACTATAAGAAATTATGGAAACTTTTTAAGATCAGATTTAGCTGCTACGAACCCGTTGCGCCATGTTGGCTGGAATGAAGATTATCACACTTTTGGGGTATGGTGGCAAGATTCGAAGCACATTCAGTTTTATTTAAATGGACAGCCTGCTGGTAGCGTTGTAGTTGGTGAAGACCGAAATGGAAACACTTACTCGGAGCGTGAATTCACGCGAGAATTAGAAATTATATTCGATTTATGGACCAACGCTGCCGATTACTTAGGAGGACTTCCTCCAAAAAGCGATTTAAATGATAATAGTATCAATACTATGTACATTGATTGGGTACGTACTTGGACCTTAGAAGATGAATAG